In one Rhopalosiphum padi isolate XX-2018 chromosome 3, ASM2088224v1, whole genome shotgun sequence genomic region, the following are encoded:
- the LOC132925643 gene encoding dynein axonemal heavy chain 2, with product MLFAVAELLRWYADVRVHLNNVERIPSRCEFGMIHIVDEIAYWEERHLYQRRLKTSFRAWWDQIDPEIEDQLDNHIFIKNQLSNNCWKFTLDLKSHIYDLTDEVVCWKLIKVGMPYEYSEFTKIAKQIRILHKNVTVVLKDYNYFIAGLSKQEKQMFYETINTCVTTIDPLASKYTWSQSDNVNKYLPKCYQQLESVKSCLSKIMLFWKHYLIKIDTLVHKSLVLNVRWSMKNTLAQRGETVFLINVSLHGNEIKYHPTLIQIVVYSMKVLLDMTTALKVIPRLCHTFKITNVNLMPYSYTIAHDQVCSDLQTEINITTKDLLININNYMNTFTQYSNIWTKDKQYHFNEFESKAHNADSIDKEIMLYLGYIGKLNEMETETAVSCSIVKINDMMKEIIRHCQDWISNYSILLLSETATLIEGFYDYIKMNGERVLLPPVNLDEMVEFIEYKKKVDLECIAKKQDINKITENVLIIDKHEIEMSDILRSLYNNLRNSWNNYTILLNEAEVMLKEKHEAFHDMVLRDQENFKENVEDFNTIWEEFKETESKNEMNFFRETFKIIRNWDDTWKKYKSANFWAIKVSKIEASVQTTYKVLTSALKLLNDQSWKILEIKCDIIDAFRRVLPLINDLKNPAMRNRHWDEVREAMTKYFNETDPSFNLELIMEMQMQKYGNQISEISSKATMELNIENSIKSIADTWTNMDLNINYSSDEDIYRISVSDETLQMLEEHLVQLYSMKGSKYISIFFKDADYWSKGISLVTEVLEITLSVQKQFLYAMNIFKGDDIRKQIPKEANDFDLLTQEWKQITYKMFMDSNLFKATRSKPLLKKLIAMSARLEETQRALELYMETKRNIFPRFYFISNDDLLDILVHSNNPKRLQPHFKKCFDNINKLKLTDNEKYAIGMYSADGEYIPFISNVECSGPVEYWLSAIESIMRNTLKNKLIFVLEALKKNLKTRDQWILNWPGQLCITASQIHWTAQCTVALIQSKHAGVSKPLKQLRKKQKQMLLKFSDAIRGDLAKIDRLKIVSLVTIEIHARDVVDHMYTSKCMEVTDFEWMSQLRFYWNKKESELTIRQTNTEQQYGYEYLGNSGRLVITPLTDRCYITMTTALNLFRGGSPKGPAGTGKTETVKDLGKNLAYYVIVINCSDGLDYKSMGRMFSGLAQQGAWGCFDEFNRINIEVLSVVAQQILSIYSALASQKHKFVFEGTSIKLIRTCGIFITMNPGYAGRTELPDNLKSMFRAISMMVPDSKLIAEIMLFGEGFRETRVLANKVYILFVLCKQKLSKQDHYEFGLRGLVSLIRYAGQCRRQNPSMIDDEVLLLAMHNMNLAKLTVDDLPIFLGIAKDLFPSITLPEIKNDQLIRAIKQCMAKKNHQPSEAAIAKIIQLYETKVSRHSVMILGPTGAAKTSTWKTLKEAMELLKTEKVESFVSVTEYPLNPKALTLGELYGEYNSSQDWMDGVLSSLMRTVCSDNSLEQKWILFDGPVDALWIENMNSVMDDNKVLTLINSERITMPEQVTLLFEVEDLAAASPATVSRCGIVYNDYKDFGWNLYCKSWLSKFKYQPYKTNVKKNFNKYVTAVLEFKQLNCVETVPLPELSSIVTLCTLLEYFTSNDLAHNTPTGLQPDDYEHLIKLWFLFCVVWSICAVVNEDGRKKIDTFFREKEVVFPVSDTVYHYYVDTKTSQFYHWDNFLRDRSWIYNTELPFFKIIVPTIDTVRYNYLVEAFLSKKRPVLLVGPVGTGKTLTVKKALEVLDKNKFLKLTINMSAQTTVHNIQENIEGRLEKRTKDIYVPLSNKTLVTFLDDMNMPEKEIYGAQAPLELIRQWIDYEYWFDRHSRLLKYVKNMLLIGAMGPPGSGRSTISNRLLSSFSVINLTFPEEAQISNIYMSMLSQHLKPFVEHIRNLRNGLTNMTLNLYKSVVANLLPTPAKMHYLFNLRDISKVFQGLLRSNTDSQTTDNAMLRLWCNEVFRVFNDKLIDENDREWFMDQINVQLGKQYDMTYRSLCSSEQGLIFCDFLNKNSRYMEVTDEKYLREFINESLNDYNLSFGVIPMNLVLFRDAIDHICRIVRVISQPRGYIMLVGIGGSGRSSLAKVANWLCDYKMFTIELNKSYAIGDFREDLKRLYYQTGVRDQPTSFLFNDTQIVNEMFLEIINNILSTGEVPQLYKEEEFDEIKEQLSNAAKREGVPETTDDIYSFFLDRVRSNLHVVLCLSPIGIKFRTRLRQYPSLVNCTTIDWFLDWPKEALLEVAFNFLGTVEVLATITGAPRVFDVDSISLSESELKLCIANIFAIIHHSVGEYSKMMILELKRYNYVTPTNYLELVTGYKETLHKKRIEVANKANKLRNGLFKIDDTSEKVAGMTVDLEKATKIVQAYTMECDEFLSVILKQTSIADQQKTEVDEKSIKIKEEEIVCQELYKLAMIDLEKALPALEEAMEALNALNKKDLAEVKSFSKPPHRVKLVLEAVMILKQSEPSWTEAKRQLGDPNFLTQLRDFDKDHVSQKVLRKINTYTSNPEFEPDKVGAQSIAAKSLAQWVIAIEKYAIIYKIVAPKKESADAALSDLKQKETELLTAQQKLSDIQKLLLKLKTDFDKKMEEKEQLVKKADTLKRNLDRAASLIEGLYDEKIRWTETVKQLDIHFDYLPGDCLLSIAFVSYMGPFLFKYRDILFKLWISSVKDMKIPNNPTYDNKDFLSDPATIRNWNIHGLPNDDLSTENGIIISRSSRWPLIIDPQCQALKWIKHMEAENDLKTIDFCLPNYMNILEMALQNGNPTLLQISSEHLDPSVMPVLSKSIIEKENQLYIKMGDNMLPYNDNFRFFITTKLRNPYYPPEIFTRTTVVNFAIKEEGLEDQLLDVVITMEKPELKILKDNLIINIDKGKKTLVELEDELLRLLNEIEGSLLENDELFQTLDSSKITSASVNEQLQISFSTQIDIDVAREGYRTCAKRASILFFVLNELNQIDPMYQFSLDAYMNLFENSIRKSEKNEILIKRLSHLNSYHTYAVYKNTCRGLFEVHKLLFSFQIIISLLMAEDLIPTYEMEFLLKGGIVVNKVEQSENPCSSWLSSSNWDNISELNKLPGFLGVEKSFEQFSREWKQWYMSSNPESLKLIGNWNENTNSFQKMLFVRSLRLDRLSFAISNFIVSKLGSEFIEPPVMDVKSALEDSSCKTPLIFLLSPGVDPTNTLVALASNFDTTYASLSLGQGQSLVATQLIEEGQKKGMWVFLANCHLSLSWMPQLDKIVDVMQDGKSHPDFRLWLSSNPNPDFPIALLQSAIKMTTEPPKGLKANMKRLYQNITDQQFEKCKSQEKYKKLIFSLCFFHSVLIERKKFQNLGWNVIYSFSDSDFEVSENLLSIYLDEYEETPWKALKYLIAGICYGGHVTDNMDRRLLDTYIAQYFNEDATNTPHYKLSSLSNYFIPRDGNLQMYRNYIDSLPNVDSPEIFGQHGNAEMASLMGENRLICDALMILQGQSTVAEENTEGKVLDLSSKILKKLPDLIDYDTTAKNIKRFPLDIVLLQEIQRYNSLLSDIKISLIGLKKGIKGLAVMSSDLEKIFQCINEGRVPGQWLKTYPSLMSLGPWTQDLIERINHFKTWANKTHPPVLFWLGAYTYPITFLTAVLQIHSRSSSIAIDLLYWEFIPIPSEKESLPPKEGAYVRDLYLEGADWNFKKSCLCESLPLKFISNLPVIHFKPIESARISKNFYQCPIYYYPLRCGEGKESFIIMMYLDSGTESSEYWIKRATAVLLNLSG from the exons ACCTTTATCAGCGAAGACTTAAGACTTCATTTAGAGCCTGGTGGGATCAGATTGATCCAGAAATCGAAGATCAACTGGAcaaccatatttttataaaaaatcagttATCAAATAATTGTTGGAAATTTACTTTAGACCTAAAAAG TCACATCTATGATTTGACCGATGAAGTTGTTTGCTGGAAGTTGATCAAAGTAGGAATGCCATATGAGTACTCGGAATTTACCAAAATCGCTAAACAAATACGAATCTTACATAAAAACGTGACAGTGGTTCTCAAGGACTACAATTACTTCATTGCTG GCTTATCTAAACaagaaaaacaaatgttttatgaaACAATAAATACGTGCGTTACGACAATAGATCCGCTGGCTTCTAAATATACTTGGTCTCAATCAGACAATGTTAACAAATATCTTCCCAAATGTTATCAACAATTGGAATCAGTTAAGTCTTGTTTGAGTAAA ATTATGTTATTTTGGAAACACTACCTGATCAAAATTGATACTCTCGTACATAAGTCGTTAGTTCTTAATGTCAGATGGTCGATGAAAAACACTTTAGCACAACGAGGCGAAACCGTGTTTTTGATAAACGTCAGTTTACATGGAAATGAG ATCAAATACCATccaactttaatacaaatagtgGTATATTCCATGAAGGTACTTTTGGATATGACAACAGCATTAAAAGTTATACCCAGGTTGTgtcatacatttaaaatcacGAACGTTAATCTGATGCCATACAGCTATACGATCGCACACGACCAAGTGTGTTCTGACCTGCAGACGGAGATCAATATCA CAACGAAggatttattgataaatataaataattatatgaatacttTCACGCAGTACAGTAATATTTGGACTAAGGACAAACAAtatcattttaatgaatttgaatCCAAAGCGCATAATGCGGATTCCATCGATAAAGAAATTATGCT GTACCTCGGTTATATAGGCAAATTAAACGAGATGGAGACCGAAACGGCAGTATCTTGTAGTATTGTTAAGATCAACGATATGATGAAGGAAATTATTAGACACTGTCAAGATTGGatttcaaattattcaatattacttttaagtGAAACGGCCACCCTTATCGAAGGATTTTATGACTATATTAAAATGAACGGTGAACG tgtgCTGTTACCACCAGTTAACCTGGACGAAATGGtagaatttattgaatataaaaaaaaagtagatttaGAATGTATTGCCAAAAaacaagatataaataaaatcactgAAAACGTGCTTATTATAG ACAAACATGAAATAGAAATGTCAGATATATTACGAagcttgtataataatttacgtaattCGTGGAATAATTATACGATCTTATTGAATGAAGCGGAAGTGATGTTAAAAGAGAAACACGAAGCATTCCACGACATGGTATTACGCGATCAAGAAAATTTCAAGGAAAATGTTGaagattttaatacaatttgggAAGAATTTAAAGAAACCGAATCCAAAAAT GAAATGAATTTCTTTCgtgaaacttttaaaattattcgaaaTTGGGATGATActtggaaaaaatataaatctgccAATTTTTGGGCGATTAAAGTATCTAAAATAGAAGCATCCGTACAAACTACTTACAAAGTGTTAACTTCTGCATTAAAATTGCTAAACGATCAAAGTTGGAAAATACTAGAAATCAAATGCGATATTATAGACGCTTTTAGGCGTGTTCTACCATTAATTAATGACTTGAAAAATCCAGCAATGCGCAACCGCCACTGGGATGAAGTACGAGAAGCGATGACTAA ATATTTCAATGAAACTGATCCCAGTTTTAATTTGGAATTAATAATGGAAATGCAAATGCAAAAATACGGAAATCAAATAAGTGAAATTTCAAGTAAAGCAACAATGGAACTAAATATAGAAAAC TCAATAAAATCAATAGCAGATACATGGACTAACATggatttaaacataaattattctaGTGATGAAGACATATATCGTATTTCAGTATCCGATGAAACATTACAAATGTTAGAAGAACATCTAGTGCAACTATATTCTATGAAAGGATCAaa ataTATTTCCATATTCTTCAAGGATGCCGACTATTGGTCAAAAGGAATTTCCCTCGTCACAGAAGTTTTAGAAATAACACTTTCtgttcaaaaacaatttttatatgcaatg AACATATTTAAAGGAGATGATATTCGCAAACAAATTCCAAAAGAAGCAAACGACTTTGATTTATTAACACAAGAGTGGAAACAGATaacatataaaatgtttatggaCAGTAATCTGTTTAAGGCAACCCGTTCAAAAC ctctattaaaaaaattgattgccATGAGTGCGCGGTTAGAAGAAACCCAGAGAGCACTAGAGTTATACATGGAGACAAAGCGAAACATCTTTCCccggttttattttatatccaaCGATGACTTATTAGATATACTAGTACATTCAAATAATCCAAAGCGTCTGCAACcacatttcaaaaaatgtttcgacaatattaacaaattaaaactcACA gatAATGAAAAATACGCCATAGGAATGTATTCGGCTGACGGAGAATACATACCTTTCATCTCTAATGTTGAGTGTTCTGGACCTGTAGAATACTGGCTTAGTGCTATTG AATCAATAATGCGAAATACACTTAAGAATAAGTTGATATTTGTACTAGAGGCGTTGAAGAAAAACCTTAAGACTCGTGATCAATGGATATTAAACTGGCCAGGACAATTGTGTATTACAGCATCTCaa ATCCATTGGACAGCCCAATGTACAGTAGCGTTAATACAATCCAAACATGCTGGAGTTAGTAAACCGTTAAAACAACTCAGGAAAAAACAGaaacaaatgttattaaaattttcggATGCTATTCGTGGAGATTTGGCAAAAATAGAtcgtttaaaaattgtttcattgGTCACTATCGAAATACATGCTAGAGATGTAGTCGATCATATGTATACttcta AGTGTATGGAGGTAACCGACTTTGAATGGATGTCACAATTGCGATTTTATTGGAATAAAAAGGAAAGCGAACTTACCATCCGACAAACAAATACTGAACAACAATATGGCTATGAGTATTTAGGTAATTCTGGGAGATTAGTCATCACGCCATTGACAGATAGATGTTATATAACAATGACTACTGCACTAAATTTGTTTCGTGGTGGTAGCCCAAAAGGACCGGCAGGTACAGGAAAAACTGAAACTGTAAAAGATTTAGGCAAAAATTTAGCATATTATGTCATTGTCATAAATTGCTCGGATGGCTTGGATTATAAGAGCATGGGACGTATGTTTTCAG GACTTGCACAACAAGGTGCTTGGGGTtgttttgatgaatttaatcgTATAAACATCGAAGTTTTGTCAGTCGTAGCACAACAAATACTGTCTATATATTCTGCTCTTGCCtctcaaaaacataaattcgtGTTCGAAGGCACATCTATCAAACTCATACGTACGTGcggtatttttataacaatgaatCCTGGATACGCCGGTAGGACAGAATTACCTGATAATTTAAAGTCAATGTTCCGTGCCATATCCATGATGGTTCCTGATAGCAAACTCATTGCTGAGATTATGTTGTTTGGAGAAGGTTTTAGAGAAACCAGAGTCTTAGCCAACAAAGTGTACATTTTATTCGTGTTGTGTAAACAAAAACTCAGCAAACAAGATCATTACGAATTTGGACTTAGAGGCCTAGTTTCGTTAATAAGATATGCCGGACAGTGTAGACGACAAAATCCAAGTATGATAGATGACGAG gtactattattgGCAATGCATAACATGAATTTAGCAAAACTTACAGTAGATGATCTTCCAATATTTTTGGGCATTGCAAAAGATTTATTTCCCAGTATCACTCTACCAGAAATTAAAAACGATCAACTTATTCGTGCAATAAAGCAATGTatggcaaaaaaaaatcatcaaccaTCAGAAGCTGCTATTGCAAAAATCATTCAGTTGTATGAAACCAAAGTTTCTAGGCATTCTGTCATGATATTGGGACCCACTGGAGCGGCAAAAACTTCTACATGGAAAACTTTAAAAGAGGCAAtggaattattaaaaacagaGAAAGTTGAATCATTTGTATCAGTTACT gaaTATCCTTTGAATCCTAAAGCACTCACCCTCGGTGAACTATATGGAGAATATAATTCTTCTCAAGATTGGATGGATGGTGTATTATCATCTTTGATGCGTACAGTTTGTTCag ATAATAGTCTTGAACAAAAATGGATACTATTCGATGGCCCAGTTGATGCCCTTTGGATAGAAAATATGAATTCGGTGATGGACGACAATAAAGTATTGACGCTTATTAATAGTGAACGAATTACAATGCCTGAACAG gtTACCCTTCTTTTTGAAGTAGAAGACTTAGCTGCTGCATCTCCAGCAACTGTTTCTAGATGTGGAATAGTGTACAATGACTATAAAGATTTTGGATGGAATTTGTATTGTAAATCAtggttatcaaaatttaaatatcaaccaTACAAGACTAATGTGA aaaaaaattttaataaatatgtaactgCTGTGCTTGAATTTAAGCAGTTAAACTGCGTTGAAACTGTTCCTTTACCCGAATTGAGTTCTATTGTTACATTATGCACAttacttgaatattttacatCTAATGATTTAGCTCATAATACGCCCACTGGATTACAACCAGATGATTATGAACATCTTATTAAATTATGGTTTCTCTTTTG tgTGGTTTGGTCAATTTGTGCAGTAGTTAATGAAGATGGCCGTAAAAAAATTGACACTTTTTTTAGAGAAAAAGAAGTAGTATTTCCAGTAAGCGATACAGTTTATCACTATTACGTCGATACGAAAACTTCTCAATTTTATCACTGGGATAATTTTTTACGTGACAGATCTTGGATATACAATACAGA attaccttttttcaaaattatcgtTCCTACAATTGACACCGTTCGTTACAATTATCTTGTAGAAgcttttttaagtaaaaagcgACCTGTATTATTAGTTGGCCCAGTTGGCACCGGAAAGACATTGACTGTTAAAAAAGCACTAGAAGTTTtggacaaaaataaatttttaaaattaacaattaacatgTCAGCACAAACTACAGTGCATAATATTCAGGAAAACATTGAAGGACGCTTGGAAAAACGTACAAAGGATATATACGTTCCTCTATCAA ATAAGACGTTGGTGACATTTTTGGATGACATGAACATGCCTGAAAAAGAAATTTATGGAGCTCAAGCACCACTAGAATTGATTCGACAATGGATAGACTACGAGTATTGGTTTGATCGACATAGTCGATTATTAAAGTATGTGAAGAATATGCTCCTGATTGGTGCGATGGGACCACCCGGAAGTGGCAGGAGCACTATTAGTAACAGACTTCTGAGTTCCTTTAGTGTGATAAACTTAACGTTTCCGGAAGAAGcgcaaatatcaaatatttacatGTCAATGTTAAGCCAACATTTAAAACCATTCGTAGAACACATTCGCAACTTAA GAAATGGATTAACCAACATGACATTAAATCTTTACAAAAGTGTAGTAGCTAATTTGCTGCCAACGCCAGCAAAAATGCactatttattcaatttgaGAGATATATCTAAA gtatttCAAGGACTGTTGCGCAGTAATACCGATAGCCAGACAACTGACAATGCGATGTTGCGGCTTTGGTGTAATGAAGTGTTTCGCGTATTTAATGACAAATTAATCGACGAAAA CGATCGAGAATGGTTCATGGATCAAATTAATGTTCAACTGGGAAAACAATATGACATGACTTATCGAAGTCTATGCTCATCAGAACAAGGTCTAATATTCTGTGATTTTCTGAACAAGAATTCACGGTACATGGAAGTTACAGATGAAAAATACCTACGTGAATTTATTAACGAAAGTTTAAACGATTACAATTTAAGCTTTGGAGTCATACCAATGAACCTCGTATTATTTAGGGACGCGATTGACCATATATGTCGTATCGTCAGAGTTATATCCCAACCAAGGGGTTATATAATGCTAGTCGGCATtg gtGGATCCGGGCGATCCTCACTTGCAAAGGTCGCGAACTGGTTATGTGattacaaaatgtttacaattgAGTTGAATAAATCGTATGCGATAGGAGATTTCAGAGAAGACTTAAAACGCCTGTATTATCAAACGGGAGTGAGAGATCAACCAAcatcgtttttatttaatgacacACAAATCgtaaatgaaatgtttttggagatcataaataacatattaagcaCTGGTGAAGTACCACAACTGTACAAAGAAGAAGAGTTTGATGAG attAAAGAACAATTATCGAATGCTGCTAAAAGAGAAGGTGTTCCAGAAACAACAGatgatatttattcatttttcctAGATCGCGTAAGAAGTAATCTTCACGTTGTTCTATGTCTTAGTCCGATTGGAATTAAATTTAG aaCACGGTTACGTCAGTATCCTTCATTGGTAAACTGTACTACAATTGATTGGTTTTTGGACTGGCCTAAGGAAGCTTTGCTTGAGGTGGCATTTAACTTTCTTGGTACTGTAGAAGTGTTGGCTACTATAACTGGTGCACCAAga gtattcgATGTTGATTCAATATCTTTATCAGAG tcGGAATTAAAACTATGTATTGCAAATATATTCGCCATTATTCACCACTCTGTAGGAGAATATTCTAAGATGATGATTTTAGAATTAAAGCGATACAATTACGTTACACCTACAAATTATTTAGAACTAGTAACTGGATATAAAGA AACATTACATAAGAAACGAATAGAGGTTGCGAATAAagcaaataaattaagaaatggTTTGTTCAAAATAGACGATACCAGTGAAAAAGTAGCTGGAATGACAGTAGATTTAGAAAAAGCTACAAAAATTGTTCAGGCATATACTATGGAGTGTGATGAATTTCTAtcagttattttaaaacaaacatcaATAGCTGACCAACAAAAAACTGAAGTTGacgaaaaaagtattaaaatcaaaGAAGAAGAGATTGTGTGTCAAGAATTGTATAAATTGGCAATGATTGATTTAGAAAAGGCTTTACCTGCGCTAGAGGAAGCTATGGaa GCTTTGAATGCACTCAATAAAAAAGATCTTGCTGAAGTAAAATCTTTTTCAAAACCACCACATAGAGTGAAATTAGTTTTAGAGGCTGTAATGATATTAAAACAATCTGAACCTAGTTGGACTGAAGCCAAAAGACAATTAGGAGATCCAAATTTTCTAACCCag ttAAGAGATTTTGATAAAGATCACGTGTCACAAAaagtattaagaaaaataaacacatatacATCAAATCCAGAGTTTGAACCGGATAAAGTAGGAGCTCAATCAATAGCTGCTAAATCACTTGCTCAGTGGGTCATCGCAATAGAAAAATATGCTATCATTTACAA AATTGTAGCTCCCAAAAAAGAATCCGCCGATGCAGCATTGTCTGATCTTAAGCAAAAGGAAACTGAATTACTTACTGCACAACAGAAATTATCTGACATACAAAAACTGTTATTGAAATTAAAGAccgattttgacaaaaaaatggAAGAAAAAGAACAATTGGTTAaaaag gcaGATACTTTGAAAAGAAATCTTGATAGAGCAGCTTCATTAATTGAAGGACTATATGACGAAAAAATAAGATGGACAGAAACTGTAAAACAATtagatatacattttgattatttaccGGGTGACTGTTTATTGAGTATAGCATTTGTTTCGTATATGGgtccatttttatttaagtatagagATATACTTTTCAAACTATGGATAAGTTCAGTGAAAGATatgaaaattccaaataatcCAACATATGACAATAAAGATTTTCTTTCTGATCCGGCTACTATAAGAAACTGGAATATTCATGGTTTGCCCAACGATGACTTAAGCACAGAAAATGGAATTATTATAAGCCGTAGCTCGAGATGGCCATTGATTATAGATCCACAATGTCAAGCTTTGAAATGGATAAAACACATGGAAGCTGAAAACGATTTGAAAACCATTGATTTTTGTTTACccaattatatgaatattttggaAATGGCACTACAAAATGGAAATCCAACATTGTTACAAATATCTTCTGAACATCTCGATCCCTCGGTGATGCCAGTTTTATCAAAATCGATTATAGAAAAAG aaaatcaactttatattaaaatgggtGATAATATGTTaccatataatgataattttagattttttattacaacaaaattaaGAAATCCGTATTATCCTCCTGAAATTTTTACACGAACAACAGTAGTTAATTTCGCAATTAAAGAAGAAGGCCTTGAAGACCAACTTTTGGACGTTGTGATTACAATGGAAAAACcagaattaaaaatacttaaagatAATCTGATAATTAACATTGATAAAGGTAAAAAAACTCTGGTTGAACTGGAAGATGAACTTCTTAGACTCTTGAATGAGATTGAAGGATCGCTGTTAGAAAATGATGAACTTTTCCAAACATTagattcatcaaaaattacatcaGCAAGTGTTAATGAACAACTTCAAATCTCTTTTTCAACTCAGATTGATATTGATGTTGCTCGAGag GGTTATAGAACTTGTGCTAAACGAgcatccattttattttttgttcttaatGAACTCAATCAAATCGATCCTATGTATCAATTTTCATTAGATgcatatatgaatttatttgaaaattctataagaaaaagtgaaaaaaatgaaatactcaTTAAAAGATTAAGTCATTTAAATTCTTACCATACATATgcagtatataaaaatacttgtcGAGGGCTATTTGAAGttcataaactattattttcatttcaaataattataagtttattaatgGCAGAGGACTTAATACCTACATATGAAATGGAATTTCTTTTAAAGGGTGGTATAGTAGTTAATAAAGTAGAACAGTCAGAAAATCCTTGTTCAT cttgGCTGTCATCATCCAATTGGGATAATATTTccgaattaaataaattaccggGGTTTCTTGGAGTAGAAAAATCTTTTGAGCAGTTCTCTCGAGAATGGAAACAATGGTATATGTCTTCGAATCCGGAATCATTAAAGCTTATTG GAAATTGGAATGAGAACACTAAttcatttcaaaaaatgttattcgTAAGATCTTTGCGGTTAGACAGATTATCATTTGCGATATCAAATTTTATTGTCAGTAAGCTCGGTTCTGAGTTCATAGAACCACCAGTTATGGATGTTAAAAGTGCACTAGAAGATTCTAGTTGCAAGACACCATTGATATTTTTGTTATCTCCTGGTGTGGATCCAACTAATACATTAGTTGCTTTGGCTTCAAATTTTGATACAACTTACGCATCTCTATCTCTGGGCCAAGGCCAATCATTAGTTGCAACACa attaatcGAAGAAGGTCAAAAAAAGGGCATGTGGGTATTTCTCGCCAATTGTCATCTTTCTTTGTCATGGATGCCACAATTAGATAAAATAGTTGATGTTATGCAAGATGGTAAATCTCACCCAGATTTCCGATTGTGGCTAAGTTCAAATCCTAATCCCGATTTTCCTATAGCGTTATTACAAAGCGCAATAAAAATGACAACTGAACCAccaaaa GGATTAAAAGCAAATATGAAACGTTTATACCAGAATATAACTGATCAACAATTCGAAAAATGCAAATCgcaagaaaaatacaaaaaattaatattttcactttGCTTTTTTCATTCAGTAttaattgaaagaaaaaaatttcaaaatcttGGATGGAACGTGATTTACAGTTTTAGTGATTCTGATTTTgaa gtatcagAAAATTTACTATCCATATATTTAGATGAATATGAAGAAACTCCTTGGaaagctttaaaatatttaattgctgGAATTTGTTATGGTGGTCATGTTACTGACAACATGGACAGAAGACTTCTAGACACTTATATTgctcaatattttaatgaagaTGCAACTAACACACCCCATTACAA acTATCttcattatcaaattattttatcccAAGAGATGGAAATTTACAAATGTACAGAAATTATATTGATTCATTGCCAAATGTAGATAGCCCCGAAATATTTGGACAACATGGTAATGCTGAAATGGCTTCTTTGATGGGAGAGAATCGTTTAATTTGCGATGCCCTCATGATTTTACAAGGACAATCAACAGTAGCTGAAGAAAATACAGAAGGCAAAGTTTTAGATTTATcttctaaaattctaaaaaagcTACCGGATCTTATTGATTATGATACTACCgcaaaaaacattaaaagatTCCCATTGGATATTGTACTGTTACAAGAG ATACAacgttataatagtttattaagtgatattaaaatatcattaatcgGTCTAAAGAAAGGCATCAAAGGGCTAGCAGTAATGTCATCTGATCTTGAAAAGATATTCCAGTGTATAAATGAAGGTAGAGTCCCCGGTCAATGGCTCaaaa CATATCCGTCGTTAATGTCTCTGGGACCCTGGACTCAAGATTTAATAGAAAGAATCAATCATTTTAAAACTTGGGCAAACAAAACTCACCCACCTGTCCTATTTTGGCTGGGAGCTTATACTTACCCAATTACTTTTCTGACAGCTGTATTACAG attcaTTCACGAAGTTCGAGTATAGCAATAGATTTACTCTATTGGGAATTCATTCCAATACCGTCAGAAAAGGAATCACTACCACCAAAA gaaGGAGCTTACGTACGAGATCTTTATTTAGAAGGAGCTGattggaattttaaaaaatcgtgtTTGTGTGAATCATTACCATTGAAATTTATTTCCAACTTAccagtaatacattttaaacccaTAGAAAGTGCAAGAATATCAAAAA atttctaCCAAtgtccaatatattattatcctctGCGGTGTGGTGAAGGAAAAGAATCTTTTATAATCATGATGTACCTTGATAGCGGGACGGAATCTTCAGAATATTGGATTAAACGAGCTACAGCTgtattacttaatttatcaggctaa